Proteins encoded together in one Formosa sp. Hel3_A1_48 window:
- a CDS encoding helix-turn-helix domain-containing protein: MTSKRSKQFLLKTLGQRIKNLRKEKNMSQYVVAKKCNMDFGSYSNIENGKRNVTVFTLQRIIKVLKVPFRELFNF, encoded by the coding sequence ATGACCTCAAAGCGATCAAAACAGTTCTTACTAAAAACCCTAGGCCAACGCATCAAAAATTTACGTAAAGAAAAAAACATGTCTCAGTACGTAGTGGCCAAAAAATGCAATATGGACTTTGGAAGTTATTCAAACATCGAAAATGGAAAAAGGAACGTAACAGTATTCACCTTACAAAGAATAATAAAAGTGCTTAAAGTGCCCTTTCGTGAACTCTTTAATTTTTAG